The following coding sequences lie in one Lolium perenne isolate Kyuss_39 chromosome 2, Kyuss_2.0, whole genome shotgun sequence genomic window:
- the LOC127328201 gene encoding UDP-glucosyltransferase UGT13248-like — translation MAGEDGSPTLPSFFLDDGRLLSNKAYDAKFFCSDASLDATELEELGSGLCDSSKPFLWVVRSAESHKTSQALLGRWKEKGMVVPWDAFGSLHGNW, via the exons ATGGCGGGCGAAGACGGTAGCCCAACGTTGCCGTCCTTCTTCCTCGATGACGGCCGCCTGCTGTCGAACAAGGCCTACGACGCCAAATTCTTTTGCAGCGACGCATC CCTGGACGCCACCGAGCTTGAGGAGCTTGGAAGTGGGCTCTGCGATTCCAGCAAGCCATTTCTCTGGGTCGTGAGGTCTGCCGAATCACACAAGACTTCTCAAGCACTACTTGGCAGGTGGAAGGAGAAGGGCATGGTTGTACCTTGGgacgcgtttggtagcctgcatgGAAATTGGTAG
- the LOC127331113 gene encoding UDP-glucosyltransferase UGT13248 — protein sequence MDTTSESVNHGGGGGGGGANVFFLPFPAAQGHTNPMLQFGRRLAYHGLRPTLVLTRYVLSCTDPPGDPFRVAAISDGFDAGGMASCPDHAESFSRMEAAGSETLRELLLSEARAGRPVRVLVYDPHLAWALPVARAAGVATAAFFSQPCAVNVIYGELWAGRMALPATDGRELVARGALSVELGPEDMPPFVAVPESQPVFTRTSIRQFEGLDEADDVLVNSFHDLEPKEAEYMELTWRAKMIGPTLPSFYLDDNRLPSNKSYGFNLFNCDAPCMDWLEKQEISSVVLVSYGTVSNYDATQLDELGNGLCDSGKPFIWVVRSNEAHKLSKGLKLKCEKTGLIVSWCPQLEVLAHRAIGCFVTHCGWNSTLEAVASGVPLVGIPHWADQPTISKYVESVWGMGVHARKSDIGFLRSGEIERCIKEVMDGERNGKYKRNAAKLMQKAKKAMQEGGSSDMHIVAFAAKYLSI from the exons ATGGACACCACCAGCGAGAGCGTCAACcatggaggtggcggcggcggcggcggcgcgaacgTCTTCTTCCTGCCGTTTCCCGCGGCGCAGGGGCACACGAACCCGATGCTCCAGTTCGGGCGCCGCCTGGCCTACCACGGCCTTCGCCCCACCCTCGTCCTCACCCGCTACGTGCTCTCCTGCACCGACCCGCCGGGCGACCCGTTCCGCGTGGCCGCCATCTCCGACGGCTTCGACGCCGGCGGCATGGCGTCCTGCCCGGACCACGCGGAGTCCTTCTCCCGGATGGAGGCCGCCGGGTCGGAGACGCTGCGGGAGCTCCTGCTTTCGGAGGCGCGCGCGGGGCGGCCCGTGCGCGTGCTGGTGTACGACCCGCACCTCGCCTGGGCGCTGCCCGTGGCGCGCGCCGCCGGCGTGGCCACCGCGGCGTTCTTCTCCCAGCCGTGCGCCGTGAATGTTATCTACGGGGAGCTGTGGGCGGGGCGCATGGCGCTGCCGGCGACGGACGGGCGTGAGCTGGTGGCGAGGGGAGCGCTGAGCGTGGAGCTGGGGCCGGAGGACATGCCGCCGTTCGTGGCCGTGCCGGAGTCCCAGCCTGTGTTCACCAGGACATCAATTCGGCAGTTCGAGGGGCTGGACGAAGCGGACGACGTGCTGGTCAACTCATTTCACGACTTGGAGCCAAAG GAGGCAGAGTACATGGAGTTAACATGGAGAGCAAAGATGATAGGCCCAACATTGCCATCATTTTACCTCGACGATAATCGCCTTCCATCCAACAAGTCTTATGGGTTCAACTTGTTCAATTGCGATGCACCGTGCATGGATTGGCTAGAGAAGCAGGAGATCTCGTCTGTTGTGCTTGTATCATATGGGACTGTCTCCAACTATGACGCAACTCAGCTAGATGAGCTTGGAAACGGACTATGCGATTCCGGCAAACCTTTTATATGGGTTGTTAGATCAAATGAGGCACACAAGTTATCTAAAGGCCTCAAGCTCAAATGTGAGAAGACAGGATTAATTGTTTCTTGGTGCCCCCAACTTGAGGTTCTTGCACATAGGGCGATCG GTTGTTTTGTTACCCATTGTGGATGGAACTCAACACTGGAAGCAGTTGCTAGCGGTGTTCCTCTTGTCGGCATTCCACATTGGGCAGACCAACCCACAATCTCAAAGTATGTGGAGAGCGTGTGGGGCATGGGTGTGCATGCACGAAAGAGTGATATTGGATTCCTAAGGAGTGGGGAAATCGAAAGATGTATTAAAGAGGTGATGGACGGGGAAAGAAATGGTAAGTACAAAAGGAATGCTGCAAAATTGATGCAAAAGGCCAAGAAGGCTATGCAGGAAGGAGGAAGTTCAGACATGCATATTGTTGCATTTGCGGCAAAGTATTTGTCAATTTAA